In Rutidosis leptorrhynchoides isolate AG116_Rl617_1_P2 chromosome 2, CSIRO_AGI_Rlap_v1, whole genome shotgun sequence, one genomic interval encodes:
- the LOC139889273 gene encoding uncharacterized mitochondrial protein AtMg00810-like: MVLMVSNGSCNSWWMVGFTIDNMVVRVAEVVMEGDCVDAALIYVDDVVLVGNNMIKIQHIKSELDKRFSIKDRGVLKYFLGIEVAHTQEGLVLNQRKYILDILADCGLEECRPNSFPIKQNHKLDRSANEPQVDAGRYRRIIGRLLYLQGTRPDIAYSVSILSQFMADPRQPQMDAMYRVLRYLKATPGLGVLFPRTGGFSLTGYCNSDWLGCPYRRRSRTGYVLLLGGAPISWKTKKQSVVSRSSAEAEYRSMASTVSEILWIPNNPVFHERTKHVEMDCYFVREPVDSKEIQPYPIDTKMQIADILTKGLGTQQLRFLLDKLGTRNLHAPA; this comes from the exons ATGGTGCTAATGGTGAGCAATGGTAGCTGTAACTCATGGTGGATGGTGGGTTTCACGATTGATAACATGGTTGTGAGGGTGGCCGAGGTGGTTATGGAAGGTGATTGTGTCGATG CTGCACTGATTTACGTGGATGATGTCGTCTTAGTTGGTAATAATATGATCAAAATACAACACATTAAATCAGAACTTGATAAACGCTTCAGTATCAAAGATCGTGGTGTTCTTAAGTACTTCCTTGGCATCGAAGTCGCACACACACAAGAAGGACTTGTATTGAATCAACGAAAATACATATTGGATATCCTTGCAGATTGCGGACTAGAAGAGTGTAGACCGAATTCTTTTCCTATTAAGCAAAACCACAAGTTAGATCGTTCTGCTAACGAACCACAAGTTGATGCGGGTCGTTACCGCCGCATCATTGGACGTCTTTTATATTTACAAGGCACCAGACCTGATATAGCATATTCGGTTAGTATCTTGTCACAATTTATGGCTGATCCAAGACAGCCTCAAATGGATGCCATGTATAGAGTTCTTCGATACTTAAAAGCCACGCCTGGACTAGGAGTATTGTTTCCTCGAACAGGTGGTTTTAGCCTCACTGGATATTGCAATTCGGATTGGCTTGGGTGTCCATACAGACGACGTTCCCGTACCGGGTATGTCTTACTTCTTGGTGGAGCTCCTATTTCTTGGAAAACTAAGAAGCAGTCTGTCGTTTCACGTTCATCCGCTGAAGCTGAGTACCGTTCAATGGCTTCCACTGTTAGTGAAATTCTCTGGATTC CAAATAATCCAGTTTTCCATGAACGCACCAAACATGTTGAAATGGATTGTTACTTTGTTCGAGAACCAGTAGATTCCAAAGAGATCCAACCATATCCGATCGATACAAAAATGCAAATTGCAGATATACTTACAAAGGGACTAGGCACTCAGCAGCTTCGCTTCCTACTTGACAAGCTAGGCACTCGCAATCTTCATGCTCCTGCTTGA